The genomic region GCTGTGTTTAAAATTCTGAAGCTTATTTATTTGTCAGATTTCTGTGGGAATTTTAGTAAGACATACATGTTTTTAGAAATTAACATTCTTTATTTTGTATGCTTCTGAACTAGCTTTAACAGAAGCCTTTTCTGTTAGAGAATTGGACTGACCTTGCAAAATACCATATGTTGAGTGTGCTGCTATTCATCTTCTAAACATTAGTAGTCTTGAATGAAAAGGTATTGTGTGTATCCTATGGTAACTAAAGGAGTTAAACAAAATCTTTTTGCTTGCAGTGACAGAAATTAAACATTTCAGGTAAATTACTCTCTTTTTGGTTAAGAAGCATTATTTCTTTGCGATATTTTGTATGACTACGGTACAGACATGTGGGTGTGCACATCATGTAAATTCAGGGGATTTTTTAGAATCTAGTTTAAATTCTGAAATCACAGAAAATCATAGTCCTGGCCAATCGTACATTCTTAACTCGTATATTGCACTGTATGTTGGTAAGGGACTAAATTCAGTAGTGTAGTGGTCTCAGCAGAACCTAAGACTAGGAAAGTAAGTGAAAGATGGATATTTTACCCTGACACTCAAGTTTCTTTGCTTTGACAGTTTAACACCAACCTTTCACATAGTTTTAACGATCCTTGTGTGGATATCTCCTATTTTTATGGTAAAGTACAAAAGTACAAGAATAGAGAAAACCTACCGTCAtaaacaaataaagcaaaacaaaagatgggGCAGTGGCTCAACTGGAGTTTCAGCTTAAGCAGATATTTAGATGGTTTTATATAGCaattataaaaatatgtttttatgcAATTTAGAATCAAGTAAAGAGATTTAAGCAGGATTCTTACAAAATTCTGCATGAACTGTAGCAACATTTGGTATCTTACAACAGTTTCTTACatctatttattaaaaatatttggatGTGAAAATTTGAGAAAATTGGCATAGTTCCACGAAGGTTAGTAAAAAGATAGCTGTTCACAGAAGCTCAGAATGCAGGCCCCCTCGTTTTTAGCTTCTACTTGGTGCGACTGTCGACTGTCTGCTGATTATTACTaagttttttttgttgtctttttttttttaatataaaaatgccAGATGGTAACTGTCTGTTTTTATGCATTTTAGGcctcagaggttttttttttttattattattttttatttaaaagtaatttcagaAGCAGAAACCATGTTCTTCTATAACTGTTCTTTACTTTCCTGAAACTTAAAAATGTATCGTCTTTTGCTGTTAGAAATGACTGAAAACAGGTGTGTTTAATGAGAGAGCTAAGAGATCTTAGACTGTAGCTGTGGGAGTGAATTCTACTTGTATACCTTGAGTTCAGAATTACGGCAGAACTACCGTGCTCAAATACCTGCAGAGCGTTTCAACAGCAGCATTACTGCAAGACTGGGAAGCTGACTGACTTCTTAGTTCTTTCactatttctgtatttctttcttcattttatgaactaaatgcatttttaatattttttttttcttatggttttATGATGCTTTTCTGGCATCTTCCTGGCCATTTGCTCCAGGATGATTTCTGTAGTAACTTCTATTGTGCTTAGTACTCACCAGTCCTTTTAAATATATTAGAAAAACACCTGAGGCTGATGCACTGTAAGGACCTGGGCCCTGCttaacactttttttaaaaaacaaaagatcaAATTCTCTTCTGAAAAAATGTGGCACTTAAAGGAAAGATGAAAGATGCAGTGGACATCTGAAGGTTCAGCGTTACTCCAGTGCTAGATGGACTGTTTTTCTGCTTTATCTCAAAAGATCAGACTGAAGTAGTTAGGGGCTGCATAAAGACTGAATTGCAAAGGTGAAACAGAATGCAGTGCTGGCCATAATACTGTTACTtttccaaaaaaattaaaaaataagtttcaAGGAGTGTTCATATTACAGTAAgaaggttatttttatttttcagaaaagaagTTTCAGAATATATTAACAATTATGTATGAAAAGAAGCTCAACTTGTGCTTATGCTCTTCCCAGTTGAAGACCTCACCTTTGTTAACATGAtaatatgtattttcttcataTCATATCTTCTGGCATTCTTTCAGTATTGTACCATGGAAGGGCATAGCCCACGTTTCCGCATCCCTTGCTGCACAGTTCACCTGACAAGGAGGCATATTTTAATTTGATTACTGAACATTGTTTGCAATCCATGTTTTCTACCTTGACATGCTCATAAATGATGTACATTCCATTATTGCTGTGATTTTTTAAAGCTTCTTTTACAAAACTGGGGGAAAATGTGTACGAGTATGTTTTCTGCTTTACAATGAAAGTGTACATTTATCACTTAGGTACATGTAAGCCACTTCTGTGAATTGGGCCCTTGGAGTAAATATGTTTTGATGTAATGGCCATCTGCTCATGAATATCACATTTGctactttaaaaaatagtttgaTATAGATAAACACATAGTTTGGTAAGATTACATAGTTTCACCTAGTGGGAATACAATAGTAAAGTTAGATCTTTACCATAAGGCAGTAATCGAGCTGGGATGGAGGTctcaagtttttttgtttgttgcttttaaaaGTTAATCTCTAATGATGTTTACTTTTAGTTGCTGACTGCTGTTTTCAAAACGATAAATGCAGGACCCACATCAAAGGGATATCTTAGCCATTTTGGAAAACAATCATAGCCTTGCTTCTCTTTTCACCTTGTGAAAATGAAAGCTGTTCTGCTCTGAGAGGGACCCAGTACAGCCAGGCACCAGGAGACCCTGGAACAGCTGACCTGACACACTCGCCCCATATGGCTCCATTAGAGTCAGGTGTCAGTGACACAGAAATGGCACTTGAGGCTGTAGCTTAAagccagtttgccagcagagacAGCCCTGATGAGATGGAGTTGGTCAGGCCAGTGGTTCTGAGTGCCCAGGCCTGAGGGGTGAAGGTCAGCTGCAACGTGTTGCACGTATGTAGTGCAGCAGATATAACTCAGTGCTGGGCTGTTTTGTAAGCTGGTAAAAACTGGTTTAGTAGGCTCTTTGttggattttggttttgataTTATGGTATCTGCTGTGGTCCTGGCACGTATTTTACTGCCGAAGTCAAAGTTTATTCTTAGATAGTAATGATATCTAACTAACCAGGACAGACTGTGTGGATTTATAGTCAGAGAGTGTGTGAGTGATGGTGAGTTTGGTTTCTGGATGTACCTTCAAAATTTGTCTTTATGGTTACTGGTTTTAGTACAGAAGACAGCAATGATGTAAAATATGTGTGTTCAATAACTTTGTCTTGTTTTCGcccccctctcccctcctgtATTTTAGCATATGTTCCTGAGGAGGAattgaaagcagcagaaatagatgaagacagcGTGGAAGATGATGGGCTGTCTCTGGACATCCAGGAGAATGAGTATTTGTGCAATGAAGAAGCGGAGATCAAAGAAGCTGAAAGCTACCAGAACTCCCCAGTCAGCACTGCAACTAATCAGGATGCAGGCTATGGTTCGCCGTTTAGTGAGAACAGCGATCAGCTGGCCCATTTCAAAAGCACTTCCTctaaagaagagaaagaggatCCTCAGTGCACAGACAATGTTTCCTATCCACAGGACAGCTTGGCACAAATAAAAGCTGTGTATGCAAACTTACTTTCAGAGACTTGCTGGTCCAGTTTAGCTTTGGACTTAAAGAAATCCAGTCCAACCACCAGCAACAATGGAATCAGCCAGAATGAAAACACCACCAGTACTGACACCAATGCCAATTCCCAGAGTACTAGTACCTCCAGTACCAACACTAGTACCAGTACAACTACCAGTAATATCAGTAACAGTAATAGTAACAGTGGTGGTTCAGGTTATGACTGGCACCAAGCTGCATTAGCCAAAACTTTGCAGCAGACCTCATCATACGGACTTCTCCCAGAGCCCAGTCTTTTCAGCACAGTACAGCTTTACCGGCAAAACAATAAACTTTATGGGTCGGTGTTCACCGGTGCTAGCAAGTTCCGATGCAAAGACTGCAGTGCAGCATATGACACACTGGTGGAGCTAACAGTGCACATGAATGAAACTGGACATTACCGTGACGACAACAGAGATAAAGAAGCCGATAAGACCAAACGGTGGTCAAAGCCTAGAAAACGATCACTTATGGAAATGGAAGGCAAAGAGGATGCCCAAAAAGTGCTGAAGTGCATGTACTGTGGGCATTCATTTGAGTCTTTGCAAGACCTCAGCGTCCATATGATAAAAACAAAGCATTACCAGAAAGTGCCTCTGAAGGAGCCAGTACCAGCCATCACTAAACTGGTCCCTTCTACCAAAAAGCGAGCACTTCAGGACTTAGCTTCACCTTGTTCACCTGAGCCAACAGGGATCACTGCAGAAGCTTCACTGGGTGAGTCTGCAAAGGATCAGAAAACTGCCAACCCCTATGTGACTCCAAACAACCGCTATGGCTATCAAAATGGTGCTAGCTACACTTGGCAGTTTGAAGCACGCAAAGCCCAAATACTGAAATGCATGGAATGTGGCAGTTCCCATGACACTTTGCAGCAGCTCACTGCTCACATGATGGTCACTGGTCATTTCTTGAAGGTGACCAATTCTGCTTCCAAAAAAGGTAAACAGCTAGTTTTGGACCCTGTGGTGGAGGAGAAGATACAGTCTATACCTCTTCCACCCACCACCCACACAAGGCTACCAGCCTCCAACATTAAAAAGCAGCCCGATTCCCCAGCGGGCTCCACAAacttggaggaaaagaaagacctagagaaggaaaaggtgttggtcagtgaaacagagaaaaagattAAAGAAGAAAATGAGGACTCTACAGAGAAATTTGAGGCAACTACTTTGTATCAGTACCTCAGAGAGGAGGACCTAGATGATAGTCCCAAAGGCGGAATAGACATATTGAAATCCCTGGAGAACACAGTGACAACAGCTATCAGCAAAGCTCAGAATGGAGCACCTTCCTGGGGAGGATATCCCAGTATTCATGCAGCTTACCAGCTGCCAGGAACAGTCAAACCCCTTCAGCCTGCAGTGCAGAGTGTTCAAATTCAGCCGTCTTACGCGAGCAGTGTAAAATCACTGTCGTCAGAACACAATGCGCTCATCCATTCCCCAGGCAATCTCACACCACCACCTCACAAGAGTAATGTCTCTGCTATGGAAGAGCTAGTGGAGAAAGTTACAGGTAAGATCAAcgtgaagaaagaagaaaagccttTGGAGAAAGAGAAGAGTTCTCCAGTCAAACCCATGTCACCTGCCGCTAAAGAAAACAAGGACTTCCCAAAAGCAGAAGAAGTAAGTaacaaacagcagcagaagaagAGCTCTGAGACAGACGTTCAGAAGGTCAAAAAGGATAGTCCAGCAGAAGCACATACACCAAATGGTACTGAGCCACTTAAAACAAAGGTTGCAAATGGCTGTAATAATTTAGGAATCATCACAGATCATTCACCTGAGCCATCCTTCATTAATCCGTTGAGTGCTTTACAGTCCATTATGAATACCCACTTAGGCAAAATTTCTAAGCCGGTAAGCCCCTCTCTGGACCCTTTGGCCATGCTGTACAAAATTAGCAACAGCATGTTGGACAAACCCATTTACCCAACCACTCCGGTCAAGCAGACTGATGCTATTGACCGATATTACTATGAGAACAGTGATCAGCCCATTGATTTAACCAAGTCCAAAACCAAACCTCTCGTTTCCAGCGTGGCTGACTCTGCCTCGTCCCCGCTAAGGGAGAGCGCCCTGCTGGATATTTCCGACATGGTGAAGAACCTCACAGGACGTTTGACGCCCAAGTCTTCAACGCCGTCTACCGTGTCAGAGAAATCTGATGCTGATGGCAGCAGTTTTGAGGAAGCTCTGGATGAACTGTCACCAGTACACAAGAGGAAGGGCAGACAGTCCAACTGGAACCCCCAGCATCTTCTGATCCTTCAAGCCCAGTTTGCTTCCAGTTTGAGGGAGACCCCAGAAGGCAAATACATTATGTCGGACCTAGGTCCACAAGAGCGGGTACACATCTCTAAGTTTACTGGTCTTTCCATGACCACAATTAGCCACTGGCTGGCCAATGTGAAGTATCAGTTAAGGAGGACAGGTGGAACTAAATTTTTAAAGAACTTGGACACAGGACATCCTGTTTTCTTTTGCAATGATTGTGCCTCTCAGTTCAGGACTGCTTCTACATACATAAGTCACTTAGAGACGCACCTAGGGTTTAGTTTGAAGGATCTGTCAAAGTTGCCACTTAATCAGATTCAAGAACAGCAGAATGTTTCAAAAGTCCTCACAAACAAGACTTTGGGCTCACTTGGAATTGCCGAGGAGGACTTAGGCTCCACATTCCAATGTAAGCTCTGTAACCGAACTTTTGCAAGCAAGCATGCAGTCAAACTGCACCTTAGTAAAACACATGGCAAGTCCCCAGAGGACCATCTGATCTATGTAACTGAGTTAGAAAAACAATAGCGTCCAGGTAAGCAGCCAGGTATGCAAGTGACCACAGGAACATTGCACTAAACTTCTTCATAGTACTGCACTAGGCCTGACCTGAGCCTCTGAAATCAGTCTTACTTTTGTTGCTGAACTGCTTATCTGGACCTTGGTTTTTCTTACACTTATTTTGTAGTTATATTTATATGCTCTTTGTCTGATCTGTGCAtggttattttttgtttctgtttttattttttcgtGAGTCAAAGTCTGACCTTTATTTTCAACATCTGTCCTTGATGTTAAGCTATCTTTTGTAGAATGTAGTGGGAGACACTATTGAGAGACATTAATTTAGCCGTAAAGAAAGACACAAAGAACAATGATAAAGAGACATCCTAAAATTACAAAGTTGCCATGACAATAAAGGTCACAGAACCTGGTAGTGTCAAGTTTTAACCCTCTGAGAACTGTAATAGCATTTCTGTGCCTTTCCCAGTGACTAAATAACttaataaggaaaaacaaaacaaaggcttaAAGGCATTTTATTCAAATAAAAGCTGTGTCGGAAGcagaacttatttttttttaaatgaatgagcttctttttttttgttttaatgcagaACTGGTTTGTGAAGAAATTGTGCATGCAGTCCTTGGAAGAAGGAGAGCTGTGTAGTATTCAAGGGGTTAGGAAGCCACGACTGTataagttaaataataatttaaaaagatagCAAACCAAGTTGCCACTATGCCCAAACCCTCTGGATGCTGAGAATTGCCACtttatggcaaaaaaaaaaaaaaaaaaaaagtatgcaagctgttatttaaaacaagtgtaaaaatgttattttctttatttttttttttcctgtaaaatacTGCAGTTTATAGTTATTTACAAATGTTAAGCTTTGGTACAAGCTGACCTTTCTATAGTGTGCTGCATtggtaaatgaaaacaaaaaaaatggggCAAATGTTGGATTCTGTTCCTTGTAAATTGCCAGCATCAGCTTAAAAAATACATGTTACATATCGTATCATTTTAAACTGTTCAACTTTCTTTGTACCTTCTGGCTGTATGCTTTCTCTTTTAACTTTTTATATTGTCATTTTATATTCGATTTCTGTGTATATAATGTAAAACCACACTTTTTCAATAAAATTTAGTTCCTGCAGCTTGATATAAATAGAGGAATTTTACTGGCACCTGCATCTTTCCAGATGCATGTACTTAAAGGAACTAtctgataaaaaataaataaataaaaataaagcaagcaatGCACTATGAATTATACATTTTGATGTTTTATCATTAATATTGTACAGTACATTTTGGTTCACACAATTAAATCCACTGTTTTCTCAAGTGTAAAATAAACCCACATGCAGTTCTTGATTTACATACATTGTCATGTCGTCATTATATTGCCTTTGAGGTGTTATTCCAGCAGTAAGAGGCATCGTTTATATAATCAACCAGCAAAAATCTGTTGGAAATCATCTCTCGTGATCTGTATGCTGACGTGTTTCATTCAAAGCTGTAATACCAATAACGTGTCAAACGAGATTTGCCATAGGTACGTACTGTGAAAGGTACGGAAGCAGCAGGGCGCCGTCAATTAGCGACGGGCGTTCTGCTCATGAGCGAAGTACaagaagggctgcaaaggttttgGCCAAGTTAATTTTCCTCTGCTGTGTGTGACCGTACCCATAGCCACTTTCTGTGTGCGTTCACAGACCGTCTCCTCCCTTCCTTCGCAGGCAAAACACCTTttgatttcagcagtgacatAGAGGCTGCAGTTTCTACCCCTCTAGTCTCTTGAATGCTGTGGTACTCGCCTCTCCGGCAGCAGTGAAGACCTCTGAGGCTTTGACACCAGTTTTTACTTACAGTACAAGAAGGCAGACCTGTGTTTCTCTGTACTTTTTAAATATTGCATTTTGAGGTAAGCTGAGTGCTATCATATCAGGTGTTTCCCTTAatctttattt from Patagioenas fasciata isolate bPatFas1 chromosome 2, bPatFas1.hap1, whole genome shotgun sequence harbors:
- the TSHZ1 gene encoding teashirt homolog 1 isoform X2, with protein sequence MFLSSQHYSYVPEEELKAAEIDEDSVEDDGLSLDIQENEYLCNEEAEIKEAESYQNSPVSTATNQDAGYGSPFSENSDQLAHFKSTSSKEEKEDPQCTDNVSYPQDSLAQIKAVYANLLSETCWSSLALDLKKSSPTTSNNGISQNENTTSTDTNANSQSTSTSSTNTSTSTTTSNISNSNSNSGGSGYDWHQAALAKTLQQTSSYGLLPEPSLFSTVQLYRQNNKLYGSVFTGASKFRCKDCSAAYDTLVELTVHMNETGHYRDDNRDKEADKTKRWSKPRKRSLMEMEGKEDAQKVLKCMYCGHSFESLQDLSVHMIKTKHYQKVPLKEPVPAITKLVPSTKKRALQDLASPCSPEPTGITAEASLGESAKDQKTANPYVTPNNRYGYQNGASYTWQFEARKAQILKCMECGSSHDTLQQLTAHMMVTGHFLKVTNSASKKGKQLVLDPVVEEKIQSIPLPPTTHTRLPASNIKKQPDSPAGSTNLEEKKDLEKEKVLVSETEKKIKEENEDSTEKFEATTLYQYLREEDLDDSPKGGIDILKSLENTVTTAISKAQNGAPSWGGYPSIHAAYQLPGTVKPLQPAVQSVQIQPSYASSVKSLSSEHNALIHSPGNLTPPPHKSNVSAMEELVEKVTGKINVKKEEKPLEKEKSSPVKPMSPAAKENKDFPKAEEVSNKQQQKKSSETDVQKVKKDSPAEAHTPNGTEPLKTKVANGCNNLGIITDHSPEPSFINPLSALQSIMNTHLGKISKPVSPSLDPLAMLYKISNSMLDKPIYPTTPVKQTDAIDRYYYENSDQPIDLTKSKTKPLVSSVADSASSPLRESALLDISDMVKNLTGRLTPKSSTPSTVSEKSDADGSSFEEALDELSPVHKRKGRQSNWNPQHLLILQAQFASSLRETPEGKYIMSDLGPQERVHISKFTGLSMTTISHWLANVKYQLRRTGGTKFLKNLDTGHPVFFCNDCASQFRTASTYISHLETHLGFSLKDLSKLPLNQIQEQQNVSKVLTNKTLGSLGIAEEDLGSTFQCKLCNRTFASKHAVKLHLSKTHGKSPEDHLIYVTELEKQ
- the TSHZ1 gene encoding teashirt homolog 1 isoform X1; translated protein: MPRRKQQAPRRSAAYVPEEELKAAEIDEDSVEDDGLSLDIQENEYLCNEEAEIKEAESYQNSPVSTATNQDAGYGSPFSENSDQLAHFKSTSSKEEKEDPQCTDNVSYPQDSLAQIKAVYANLLSETCWSSLALDLKKSSPTTSNNGISQNENTTSTDTNANSQSTSTSSTNTSTSTTTSNISNSNSNSGGSGYDWHQAALAKTLQQTSSYGLLPEPSLFSTVQLYRQNNKLYGSVFTGASKFRCKDCSAAYDTLVELTVHMNETGHYRDDNRDKEADKTKRWSKPRKRSLMEMEGKEDAQKVLKCMYCGHSFESLQDLSVHMIKTKHYQKVPLKEPVPAITKLVPSTKKRALQDLASPCSPEPTGITAEASLGESAKDQKTANPYVTPNNRYGYQNGASYTWQFEARKAQILKCMECGSSHDTLQQLTAHMMVTGHFLKVTNSASKKGKQLVLDPVVEEKIQSIPLPPTTHTRLPASNIKKQPDSPAGSTNLEEKKDLEKEKVLVSETEKKIKEENEDSTEKFEATTLYQYLREEDLDDSPKGGIDILKSLENTVTTAISKAQNGAPSWGGYPSIHAAYQLPGTVKPLQPAVQSVQIQPSYASSVKSLSSEHNALIHSPGNLTPPPHKSNVSAMEELVEKVTGKINVKKEEKPLEKEKSSPVKPMSPAAKENKDFPKAEEVSNKQQQKKSSETDVQKVKKDSPAEAHTPNGTEPLKTKVANGCNNLGIITDHSPEPSFINPLSALQSIMNTHLGKISKPVSPSLDPLAMLYKISNSMLDKPIYPTTPVKQTDAIDRYYYENSDQPIDLTKSKTKPLVSSVADSASSPLRESALLDISDMVKNLTGRLTPKSSTPSTVSEKSDADGSSFEEALDELSPVHKRKGRQSNWNPQHLLILQAQFASSLRETPEGKYIMSDLGPQERVHISKFTGLSMTTISHWLANVKYQLRRTGGTKFLKNLDTGHPVFFCNDCASQFRTASTYISHLETHLGFSLKDLSKLPLNQIQEQQNVSKVLTNKTLGSLGIAEEDLGSTFQCKLCNRTFASKHAVKLHLSKTHGKSPEDHLIYVTELEKQ